In Desulfomonile tiedjei DSM 6799, a genomic segment contains:
- a CDS encoding MFS transporter: MDATVTMNNVGNIAGRLERLPLSNYHRKLFLYHEIGWILGSIGLATTTFLLSPIGKEFSLSPKMTGLIGTMSFLGMFISAGLSGILGDKFGRKTMLLVGIALWGIGSFLLAWSPTVEIFYAARVLLGLGMGTHFPMTQSMLSEIIPSNYRGRYISLLEGGWPIAFLLGGVLSYLVLQVAGWRTVFFIQGLGSLYFFWVRIGIPESPRWFETVGNMNQAKKVIEEMEHNVEKATDSPLPDIPPSKAATTEGSKFAFLELWTEKYRLRTIMIWTLWFTALFGFYSLTTWMSALLVKAGFTVVKSAEYVILISLPGIPGYLSAAFLVDKLGRKPMVAGYMISAAIACYFYGNAANFTTLVIWGSIMQFFMFGMWSLLYTYSPELYPTRARATGCGFASSLGRLGALIGPFVVGAILEKVGTSGVFSLGAAMFLLGAVTVLLIGPETRGKTLEEINR; this comes from the coding sequence ATGGATGCTACCGTCACTATGAATAATGTGGGCAATATAGCTGGACGTCTCGAACGGCTGCCATTAAGCAACTATCATCGAAAGCTCTTTCTTTACCACGAAATAGGTTGGATTCTCGGCTCAATCGGTTTAGCCACAACCACTTTCTTGCTTTCACCCATTGGTAAGGAATTCAGTCTGAGCCCGAAAATGACAGGGCTTATCGGCACCATGAGCTTTTTGGGAATGTTCATCAGCGCCGGACTTTCCGGCATTCTCGGTGACAAATTCGGTCGTAAAACCATGTTGCTCGTGGGGATAGCCCTTTGGGGTATCGGCAGTTTTCTGCTGGCATGGTCACCTACTGTGGAAATATTCTATGCAGCAAGGGTGTTGCTGGGGCTTGGAATGGGGACGCACTTTCCGATGACGCAATCCATGCTCTCAGAGATCATCCCGAGCAATTATCGAGGACGTTACATATCGCTTCTCGAAGGCGGTTGGCCCATTGCATTCCTTTTAGGTGGAGTTTTGTCTTACCTGGTCCTGCAAGTCGCAGGCTGGCGAACGGTTTTCTTCATTCAAGGACTAGGTTCTCTTTACTTCTTCTGGGTAAGAATCGGCATTCCGGAATCTCCTCGTTGGTTCGAGACAGTCGGAAACATGAACCAGGCAAAAAAAGTAATCGAGGAGATGGAGCATAATGTCGAAAAAGCCACTGACAGCCCACTCCCTGATATCCCGCCCAGCAAGGCGGCCACGACTGAAGGAAGCAAATTCGCATTCTTGGAACTGTGGACGGAAAAGTATCGCTTGCGGACAATCATGATTTGGACCTTGTGGTTCACGGCACTATTCGGCTTCTACAGTCTAACGACATGGATGAGTGCCTTGCTGGTGAAAGCTGGTTTCACCGTTGTAAAATCTGCCGAATATGTCATTCTCATTTCTCTTCCCGGTATTCCGGGTTATTTATCCGCGGCATTCCTCGTGGACAAGCTGGGTCGCAAGCCCATGGTCGCTGGATACATGATCAGCGCAGCCATTGCATGTTATTTTTATGGCAATGCGGCGAATTTCACGACCCTGGTGATCTGGGGATCCATAATGCAATTCTTTATGTTCGGCATGTGGTCTCTCTTGTACACCTATTCCCCTGAGCTCTATCCCACAAGAGCGCGAGCGACCGGATGCGGCTTTGCTTCATCTCTGGGACGCCTTGGGGCACTTATCGGACCTTTCGTCGTAGGGGCGATTCTGGAGAAAGTCGGCACAAGCGGCGTATTCTCATTGGGAGCGGCAATGTTCCTTCTCGGTGCTGTAACAGTGCTTCTGATCGGTCCCGAAACGAGAGGCAAGACACTGGAAGAGATCAACAGATAA
- a CDS encoding methyltetrahydrofolate--corrinoid methyltransferase: MLIIGEKINSSIPSTANAIKARDEGFLTKLALDQMEAGAQMIDVNAGTFVDEEIDLLKWLIGLVQSVADIPLCIDSPNPVALAEAMPLSRKKSLVNSISLEAERYSGVVSVVKEHKASVVALCMDDKGIPKDAAGRIEIACRLADKLNSDGIANEDIYFDVLVQPISVDASFGMACLEAVIGIRNKIPGAHTTCGLSNISFGLPERKLLNSTYLTALMTAGMDTFIIDPLDKRMMATILASQAVLGQDEYCAEYLSGFRAGKLK; the protein is encoded by the coding sequence ATGTTAATAATCGGCGAAAAAATCAACAGCAGCATTCCATCCACAGCGAATGCTATCAAGGCTCGAGATGAAGGGTTTTTGACGAAGTTGGCACTCGATCAGATGGAGGCCGGCGCACAGATGATCGACGTTAATGCCGGAACCTTTGTCGATGAAGAAATAGATTTGCTCAAATGGCTGATTGGATTGGTCCAGAGTGTAGCCGATATTCCTTTATGTATTGACAGCCCGAATCCTGTTGCTCTTGCGGAGGCCATGCCTTTGAGCCGAAAAAAGTCGCTTGTAAATTCCATATCCTTGGAAGCGGAACGATACAGCGGGGTTGTGTCGGTGGTCAAAGAGCACAAGGCTTCAGTCGTCGCTCTGTGCATGGACGATAAAGGTATTCCGAAAGATGCAGCAGGCAGGATTGAAATAGCTTGCAGGTTAGCGGACAAGCTGAATAGTGACGGGATTGCAAACGAAGACATCTATTTTGACGTGTTAGTTCAACCCATCAGTGTCGACGCGAGTTTCGGCATGGCATGCCTGGAAGCGGTGATCGGCATCAGAAATAAAATTCCCGGAGCACATACCACTTGTGGATTGAGCAACATCAGCTTCGGGCTACCTGAGCGCAAGTTGCTCAACAGCACGTACCTTACTGCGCTCATGACTGCCGGGATGGATACGTTCATCATCGATCCGTTGGATAAACGTATGATGGCTACCATCCTGGCATCTCAAGCGGTTCTTGGTCAGGATGAATACTGTGCGGAATACCTGAGCGGATTTCGAGCGGGCAAGCTGAAATAG
- a CDS encoding sigma 54-interacting transcriptional regulator produces the protein MDFNLSTEEWLNILDFSRNGVVVVDREGRIVFMNQTAAKVVGISSEAAIGCRVEEIIPSTALLEVMKKGKNQSRQKMMVNGNMVFTDRMVLRKKGKVVGAVGIFQDISELEKSSAELESVKSMCKELDAIFEAVADGLVLVDEKGCVLRVNQAYQNLTGITNEEYRGKHVHELIKEGYIGRSLSDKVIQRKTPYSAIDIRNGKELLLTAIPVFNEEGDIMRVVTATRDITELSDLKNKLAESEAARDRYLQELKRLHAQLPYKFIITNSPTIKQKIELALHVAQVDSNVLILGESGVGKDLLARLIHRSSKRALKSFIEINCGAVPANLLESEFFGYEAGAFTGASKEGKPGLFELAQGGTLFLDEVGDLPLELQVKVLRAVQNKQITRIGGTKIINLNVRIIAATNRDLEKMVAERTFRQDLYYRLNVVPIVLPPLRERREDIAPLAKEFLAKFNSKYGYQKWLHQDVITRLTNYDWPGNVRELENTIERAVVTCRNDCINLDCFSLAPCDEPAKCRDISMLKQNKAEEEKQLIVETYRRTHSTRKTAQALGISQSSVVKKMKKYGISENHIVDDAMSRDSNYVIE, from the coding sequence ATGGATTTTAATCTTTCGACGGAAGAGTGGCTAAATATTCTCGATTTTTCGCGCAACGGGGTTGTTGTAGTCGATCGGGAAGGCAGAATCGTTTTCATGAACCAAACCGCTGCAAAGGTGGTCGGGATTTCTTCCGAGGCTGCTATCGGGTGCCGAGTGGAAGAAATCATACCGAGTACGGCTCTTCTGGAAGTCATGAAGAAAGGCAAGAATCAGTCACGCCAGAAGATGATGGTAAACGGCAACATGGTTTTTACCGATCGAATGGTTTTGAGAAAAAAAGGAAAAGTCGTCGGCGCTGTAGGAATATTCCAGGACATTTCTGAATTGGAGAAGTCGTCAGCAGAGTTGGAAAGTGTCAAATCCATGTGCAAGGAATTGGATGCAATCTTCGAAGCTGTTGCGGACGGCCTCGTGTTGGTCGATGAAAAGGGTTGTGTCCTCAGAGTAAATCAGGCTTATCAGAATCTTACCGGAATAACCAACGAGGAATACAGAGGCAAACACGTTCACGAGCTTATAAAAGAAGGCTATATCGGTCGATCCCTGAGTGATAAGGTGATTCAGCGGAAAACACCATACTCAGCCATTGATATTCGCAATGGAAAAGAGCTCCTTCTTACTGCCATCCCGGTGTTCAATGAAGAGGGTGACATCATGCGAGTCGTCACGGCTACTCGGGATATAACCGAATTGAGCGACCTGAAGAACAAACTTGCGGAGAGCGAAGCAGCACGAGATCGTTATCTCCAGGAACTCAAGCGATTACATGCCCAATTGCCGTACAAATTCATCATAACCAACAGTCCGACGATCAAACAGAAGATCGAGCTCGCTCTTCATGTTGCCCAAGTCGATTCCAACGTACTGATTCTTGGTGAATCCGGTGTCGGAAAAGATTTACTGGCACGTCTGATTCATCGTTCGAGTAAACGCGCTCTCAAATCCTTCATAGAGATCAACTGCGGAGCCGTTCCCGCCAACCTTCTTGAATCGGAGTTTTTCGGGTATGAGGCGGGTGCCTTCACGGGGGCGTCGAAGGAAGGAAAGCCCGGTCTGTTTGAACTCGCACAGGGTGGCACCCTGTTCTTGGATGAAGTGGGAGATCTACCGCTTGAACTCCAGGTGAAAGTACTTCGCGCGGTTCAGAACAAACAGATTACTCGAATCGGAGGCACAAAAATCATCAATCTGAACGTGAGAATAATTGCCGCCACAAATCGCGATCTCGAAAAGATGGTGGCAGAGCGGACTTTTCGTCAGGATTTGTACTATCGACTGAATGTCGTGCCCATAGTGCTGCCCCCGTTACGTGAAAGGCGTGAAGATATCGCCCCACTGGCAAAGGAATTCCTGGCGAAATTCAACTCGAAATACGGGTACCAGAAATGGCTTCATCAGGATGTCATTACCCGCCTGACAAATTATGATTGGCCGGGGAATGTGCGGGAATTGGAGAACACCATAGAAAGAGCAGTCGTGACGTGCAGGAACGATTGCATCAACTTGGACTGTTTCAGTCTGGCTCCATGCGACGAACCCGCGAAATGCAGGGATATTTCGATGCTGAAGCAGAATAAGGCAGAAGAAGAAAAACAGCTTATCGTAGAGACTTACAGGCGCACTCACAGCACGAGAAAAACAGCGCAAGCTTTAGGAATTTCACAGTCATCCGTAGTCAAGAAAATGAAGAAATACGGGATTTCCGAGAATCATATTGTAGACGATGCTATGAGCAGGGATAGTAATTATGTGATCGAGTGA
- a CDS encoding cobalamin B12-binding domain-containing protein encodes MSNNSALVQNVVAGDWKDIARLTKESLDSGTRAEDLIHQLQAGMEVVGEKYSSGEYYLPDMMKSARCMNIAFEVLKPVMEGSNVASLGKILIGTVKSDMHDIGKNIVIGFLKGVGFDVVDLGTDVSEEKFAEEIERQKPDIVGLSSLLTTTMHEIGTVIKTLEDKGLRSSVRVVAGGAPVTEAFALSMGADAYAKDGGQAVKICKHLMEKN; translated from the coding sequence ATGAGTAACAATTCGGCCCTTGTTCAAAACGTAGTTGCAGGGGATTGGAAAGATATCGCGAGATTAACCAAGGAATCATTGGACTCAGGTACCAGGGCAGAAGACCTTATTCACCAGTTACAGGCTGGAATGGAAGTAGTTGGAGAAAAGTATTCATCAGGCGAATACTATCTGCCGGACATGATGAAATCGGCACGCTGCATGAATATAGCGTTTGAGGTGTTGAAGCCTGTTATGGAGGGTTCGAATGTCGCCTCATTGGGCAAAATCCTCATTGGCACCGTCAAATCCGATATGCATGACATCGGCAAAAACATCGTAATAGGCTTTCTCAAGGGAGTGGGGTTCGATGTCGTCGACCTTGGAACCGATGTCTCCGAAGAGAAATTTGCAGAAGAAATAGAGCGTCAAAAACCGGATATCGTCGGTTTGTCTTCTCTGTTGACGACGACCATGCACGAAATCGGAACAGTGATCAAGACGCTGGAAGACAAGGGGCTTCGATCGAGTGTCAGAGTAGTGGCAGGCGGAGCGCCCGTAACGGAAGCATTTGCGCTCAGTATGGGAGCGGACGCCTACGCGAAAGACGGCGGCCAGGCCGTTAAAATCTGCAAGCATCTTATGGAAAAGAACTGA
- a CDS encoding uroporphyrinogen decarboxylase family protein, giving the protein MALTQKQRILDVVAGKVVDKLPFGARIDVWYNYHAAHGSLPEKYKDWKQTDIIEDQGAAAQKRFFSVCKEIYHDMEVVKRKEPPYEITEFRTPIGTCSISLLWSVNEGPWLAYEHEKLFKSEKDYPIIKYILEHTEPVYDDNYTKEYQEMGERGIVMTGTGLWGPSQRVMREIMGYELFYNEYMDRPEKVDELMEAMFALERKKLDIILKSDIEIINLCANWSDDIHTPVFRQYFTPWFRECNEKIHAAGKFSMAHADGEMRRLIPLYCETMLDIAEAITPVPQTQCELEEFRAMGDHVTLWGGIPSILFEPNFSDQEFDDYIKNMIKRIKPGTRFIMGMADNLPVAADIDRVGRVQRIIDEYGRLPIE; this is encoded by the coding sequence ATGGCTTTGACGCAAAAACAACGCATATTGGACGTCGTTGCCGGTAAAGTAGTCGACAAACTGCCTTTCGGCGCACGAATTGACGTTTGGTACAACTATCATGCAGCCCACGGTTCACTTCCCGAAAAGTACAAAGACTGGAAACAAACGGATATTATCGAAGATCAAGGGGCCGCCGCACAAAAGCGCTTCTTCTCGGTTTGTAAAGAGATATACCACGACATGGAAGTGGTCAAACGCAAAGAGCCGCCGTATGAAATCACTGAATTCAGAACCCCCATCGGAACCTGCTCCATCAGCTTACTCTGGTCTGTCAACGAAGGCCCCTGGTTGGCTTACGAACATGAGAAACTGTTCAAGAGCGAAAAAGATTACCCCATTATCAAATACATTCTCGAACATACCGAGCCCGTGTACGATGACAATTATACAAAAGAATATCAGGAAATGGGCGAACGTGGGATCGTCATGACCGGAACCGGTCTTTGGGGACCTTCACAGCGAGTGATGCGCGAAATAATGGGGTATGAACTCTTCTACAACGAGTACATGGACAGACCGGAAAAAGTCGATGAGCTGATGGAAGCCATGTTTGCGCTGGAGAGAAAGAAGCTCGACATCATACTGAAATCGGACATCGAGATTATCAACCTATGTGCAAACTGGAGTGATGATATCCACACACCAGTGTTCAGACAATACTTCACACCCTGGTTCCGGGAATGCAACGAGAAGATTCACGCAGCCGGAAAGTTTTCCATGGCCCACGCTGACGGAGAGATGCGAAGACTGATCCCCTTGTACTGCGAAACTATGCTAGATATAGCTGAGGCGATCACGCCTGTTCCGCAGACGCAATGTGAACTCGAAGAATTTCGAGCTATGGGTGACCACGTGACATTATGGGGAGGCATTCCTTCCATTCTGTTTGAGCCTAACTTCAGCGATCAGGAGTTTGATGACTACATCAAGAACATGATCAAGAGGATCAAGCCCGGTACCCGCTTCATAATGGGTATGGCAGACAACCTGCCCGTTGCAGCGGATATAGATCGAGTCGGCCGGGTCCAGAGAATCATAGACGAGTATGGC